GCCACTGCACCCGCCGCTTCGGCGGCATCACGGGCGACGTCTTCGGCGGCCTCGCCGAGACGGCGGCGACCACCGCACTCGTGGCGCTCTCCCTCGGCTGAACTTCCAGCGAGCGTAGGAATGAGCGAAACCCGGCGGCGCGCGTAGGCTCGTCCCGAGTATGTGCCACCCAGGTAAAGACACTCCCTGAGGCCGGATCTAGGGTCATTCGTCAGGGCCCGGTCGACCCATCCCTACTCGGCCGCAGCAAAACAATGGAAGCGAGATCTCACCACAGTGACTGCTCTGACTCTCAGCACCGCCGCGGCGTCCGGCCTGCGGGCCGACGCGATCGTCGTCGGTGTCGCGAAGGGCGCCAAGGGCCCGGTCGTCGCACCGGGTGCCGAGGCCGTGGACAAGGCGTACGACGGCGCACTCGCCGGGATCCTGGAGACCCTCGGCGCATCCGGCGGCGAGGGCGAGGTGACGAAGCTGCCCGCGCCGACCGGCTTCAAGGCGCCCGTCGTCGTGGCCGTCGGACTGGGAGCCGTCCCGGAGAAGGACGACACGTTCAGCGCCGAGGCGCTGCGCCGCGCGGCCGGTGCCGCGGCCCGCGCGCTCGCCGGTGCCAAGAAGGCCGTCTTCGCCCTGCCGATCACCGACGCCGCCGACGCGGGCGTCCTGGCGGAGGGCGCGGCGCTCGGCGCGTACGCCTTCGACGCCTACAAGGAGAACGGCAAGAACGGCAAGGACGCGAAGAACGGCAAGGCCCCGCTCGCCGAGGTCACCCTGCTCGGCGGCAAGCCCCGCGACGCGGCGTACAAGGCGGCCCTCGCGCGCGCCACCGCCGTGACCGAGGAGCTCAACCGCGCCCGCGACCTCATCAACACCCCGCCGAACGACCTCTACCCCGAGGCCTTCGCCGCCGTCGCCACCGCCGCCGGCAAGGAGCACGGCATCAAGGTGCAGGTGCTGGACGAGAAGGCCCTGGCGAAGGGCGGCTACGGCGGCATCCTCGGCGTCGGCGCGGGCTCGGCCGCCGCTCCCCGCCTGGTGAAGCTGTCGTACACCTCACCGAAGGCGACCAAGCACCTCGCGTTCGTCGGCAAGGGCATCACTTACGACTCGGGCGGCATCTCGCTCAAGCCCGCCGGGCACAACGAGACGATGAAGTGCGACATGAGCGGCGCGGCGGCGGTCTTCGCCGCCGTGGTCGCCGCGGCGCGCCTCGGCCTCGAGGTCAACGTCACCGGCTGGCTGGCGCTCGCCGAGAACATGCCCTCCGGTTCCGCCACCCGCCCCGGTGACGTGCTGCGCATGTACAGCGGCAAGACCGTCGAGGTCCTCAACACCGACGCCGAGGGCCGTCTCGTGCTCGCCGACGCGCTGTGGAAGGCGTCCGAGGAGAAGCCGGACGCGATCATCGACGTGGCGACGCTGACCGGTGCGATGGTGCTCGCGCTCGGCAACCGCACCTTCGGCGTGATGGCCAACGACGACGCGTTCCGTACGGCGGTCGTCGAGGCCGCGGAGGAGGTCGGCGAGGAGTCCTGGCCGATGCCGCTGCCGGAGCACCTGCGCAAGGGGATGGACTCGCCGACCGCCGACATCGCCAACATGGGTGAGCGGATGGGCGGCGGGCTGGTCGCCGGTCTCTTCCTGAAGGAGTTCGTGGGCGAGGGCATCACGTGGGCGCACCTGGACATCGCCGGGCCCGCGTTCAACGAGTCCGGCCCGTTCGGCTACACGCCGAAGGGTGGCACGGGGTCGGCGGTGCGGACGCTGGTGCGACTCGCCGAGCTGACCGCCGCGGGCGATCTCGGCTAGAGGCGCTTCACGGCCGCGGGTGAAGCGCGGCCGGTCGCACGGTACCTCCGTGCCCCCTGTCGGGGCGCGGAGGTACCCCCGTATTCGGACAGTGCGACTTCTCACACACCGGCCCGGCGTCTCGAACGCTCCGGACAAGTGCGAAGATGGGTTCTCGGCAGGACAGGGCCCCCACCACAGGGCCGAAGAAGAGCGGCCGGACACCAGCCGCCGACCGGTCACTGGAGACCGGCGTGGCGCACATGCATGGAGGACGTGACGTGGCGAACGACGCCAGCACCGTTTTCGACCTAGTGATCCTCGGCGGTGGCAGTGGCGGTTACGCCGCGGCGCTCCGCGGGGCGCAGCTGGGCCTGGACGTCGCCCTGATCGAGAAGGACAAGGTCGGAGGCACCTGCCTGCACCGGGGATGCATCCCCACCAAGGCCCTGCTGCACGCGGGCGAGATCGCCGACCAGGCCCGCGAGAGCGAGCAGTTCGGCGTCAAGGCCACCTTCGAGGGCATCGACGTCCCGGCCGTCCACAAGTACAAGGACGGGGTCATCTCGGGCCTGTACAAGGGCCTGCAGGGTCTCATCGCGTCCCGCAAGGTGACGTACATCGAGGGTGAGGGCCGACTGTCCTCCCCCACCTCGGTCGACGTGAACGGCCAGCGCGTCCAGGGCCGCCACGTGCTGCTCGCGACCGGCTCCGTGCCGAAGTCGCTGCCGGGCCTGGTGATCGACGGCAACCGGATCATCTCCTCCGACCACGCGCTGGTCCTGGACCGCGTCCCGCAGTCCGCGATCGTGCTCGGCGGCGGCGTCATCGGCGTCGAGTTCGCCTCCGCGTGGAAGTCCTTCGGCACCGACGTGACGGTGATCGAGGGCCTCAAGCACCTCGTCCCGGTCGAGGACGAGAACTCCTCCAAGCTTCTTGAGCGCGCGTTCCGCAAGCGCGGCATCAAGTTCAACCTGGGCACCTTCTTCTCGAAGGCCGAGTACACCCAGGACGGTGTCAAGGTCACCCTCGCCGACGGCAAGGAGTTCGAGGCCGAGGTCCTGCTCGTCGCCGTCGGCCGCGGCCCGGTCTCGGCCGGTCTCGGCTACGAGGAGCAGGGCGTCGCGATGGACCGCGGCTATGTCCTGGTCGACGAGTACATGCGGACGAACGTCCCGACCATCTCCGCCGTCGGTGACCTGGTCCCGACGCTCCAGCTCGCGCACGTCGGCTTCGCCGAGGGCATCCTGGTGGCGGAGCGTCTGGCCGGCCTCAAGACCGTTCCGATCGACTACGACGGCGTGCCCCGGGTGACGTACTGCCACCCCGAGGTCGCCTCCGTGGGCATCACCGAGGCCAAGGCCAAGGAGATCTACGGCGCGGACAAGGTCGTCGCCCTGAAGTACAACCTCGCGGGCAACGGCAAGAGCAAGATTCTCAACACCGCGGGCGAGATCAAGCTCGTCCAGGTGAAGGACGGTGCCGTGGTCGGCGTCCACATGGTCGGCGACCGCATGGGCGAGCAGGTCGGCGAAGCCCAGTTGATCTACAACTGGGAGGCGCTGCCTGCCGAGGTCGCCCAGCTCATCCACGCCCACCCGACGCAGAACGAGGCAATGGGCGAGGCCCACCTGGCCCTCGCGGGCAAGCCGCTGCACTCGCACGACTGATCCAGTCCCCGGCTGATTTCAGTCATCGCGTCGCCCCTGGGCGCGACGACGACCACAGACTTCCGCACCATTCGTAAGGAGCAACAGAAACCATGGCGGTTTCCGTAACCCTTCCGGCGCTCGGTGAGAGCGTCACCGAGGGCACTGTCACTCGCTGGCTGAAGGCCGAGGGCGAGCGCGTCGAGGCCGACGAGCCGCTGCTCGAGGTGTCGACCGACAAGGTCGACACCGAGATCCCCTCCCCCGCCGCCGGTGTCCTCGCCTCCATCAAGGTCGCCGAGGACGAGACGGTCGAGGTCGGCGCCGAGCTGGCCGTCATCGACGACGGCACGGGCGCGCCCGCCGCCGCCCCCGCTCCGGCCGCCGAGCCCGTGGCCGCCCCGGCCCCGGCTCCGGCCGCTCCCGCCCCGGTCGCCGAGGCCCCCGCGGCCCCGGCCCCCGCCGCCGCCCCGGCCCCCGCCGCCGCTCCGGCCGGTGGCGCCTCCGGTACCGACGTCGTGCTGCCCGCGCTGGGCGAGTCGGTCACCGAGGGCACCGTCACCCGCTGGCTGAAGGAGGTCGGCGAGGAGGTCGCGGAGGACGAGCCGCTGCTCGAGGTCTCCACGGACAAGGTCGACACCGAGATCCCCGCGCCGGTCGCCGGCGTGCTGCTGGAGATCGTGGTCGGCGAGGACGAGACCGCCGAGGTCGGCGCGAAGCTCGCCGTCATCGGTGCCCCGGGCTCGGCTCCGGCCGCCGCCCCGGCTCCCGCGGCTCCGGCCCCCGCCGCTGCCGCCCCGGCTCCGGCCCCGGCCGCTGCCGCCCCGGCTCCGGCCCCGGCCGCCCCCGCGGCTCCGGCGCCCGCCCCGGCCCCGGTGGCGCCGGCCGCCCCGGTCGCGCCCCCGGCTCCGGTCCAGGCCGCCGCCCCGGTCGCGCCCGCCGCGCCTGCTCCGACCCCCGCGCCGGTTGCCGCTCCCGTCACCCCGGCTCCCGCGCCCGCCGCGCTCGCCGTTGACGACGGCGCGTACGTGACCCCGCTGGTGCGCAAGCTCGCCGCGGAGAACTACGTCGACCTGGCCTCCGTCAAGGGCACCGGCGTCGGCGGCCGTATCCGCAAGCAGGACGTCCTCGCCGCCGCCGAGGCCGCGAAGGCCGCCGCCGCTGCCCCGGCTCCGGCCGCTGTGGCTGCCGGTGGCCATGCGGCCAAGAAGGCGCCGGCCCTGGAGGTCTCCCCGCTGCGCGGCCAGACCGTCAAGATGCCCCGCATCCGCAAGGTCATCGGCGACAACATGGTGAAGGCCCTGCACGAGCAGGCCCAGCTGTCCTCGGTCGTCGAGGTCGACGTCACCCGCCTGATGCGGCTGCGCGCGCAGGCGAAGGACTCCTTCGCGGCCCGCGAGGGCGTCAAGCTCTCCCCGATGCCGTTCTTCGTGAAGGCCGCGGCCCAGGCGCTGAAGGCCCACCCGGCCGTCAACGCCCGGATCAACGTGGACGAGGGCACGATCACCTACTTCGACACCGAGAACATCGGTATCGCGGTGGACTCGGAGAAGGGCCTGATGACCCCGGTCATCAAGCACGCGGGCGACCTGAACATCGCCGGCATCGCCAAGGCCACCGCCGAACTGGCGGGCAAGGTCCGGGCGAACAAGATCACTCCGGACGAGCTGTCCGGCGGCACCTTCACCATCTCCAACACCGGCTCGCGCGGCGCGCTCTTCGACACGATCATCGTGCCGCCGAACCAGGTCGCGATCCTCGGCATCGGTGCCACGGTCAAGCGTCCGGCCGTCATCGAGACGGAGGAGGGTACGGTCATCGGCGTCCGCGACATGACCTACCTGACGCTCTCCTACGACCACCGTCTGGTGGACGGCGCCGACGCGGCCCGTTACCTGACCGCGGTCAAGGCGATCCTGGAGGCGGGCGAGTTCGAGGTCGAGCTCGGCCTGTAACCACCCCCGCACGCGCGCTGCCCCCGTCCGGGACCTTCCGGACGGGGGCTTCGCGTTTCCGCCCACAAGGGGCTTCGCGTTCGCGCCGCGGGTCACCGCGGCTTCAGCGCGCTGTCCGACCACAGCACCAGCGTCTCCACCCAGAGGTTCGGGATCTTCGTCGGGTACGCGGGTGCCAGGTGCCGCGTCCGGTACGCCCTGAGGACGTCGTACGTGGCGTCCAGGCAGTCGCGCGAGCCGAGGCCCCCCGTCGCCGGGTCGACGCCGACGAGGAAGCCCCGCTTCTCGACCGTACGGATCATGGCGCGGGCGGAGCTCACGTCACTGGTCGACGAGTCCGTGCAGCGGTAGCGGCTGTACGGGTGCGTGGACTTCCCCGGGAGGGGCCCTGCTCGAGCGAAGCCGAGGTGCCGTGGGCCCGCGCCGCACTCGGCCGCACGGCCGCCCCCGTGTCCACGGGCCCGCACGCCGCCACGGCCGCGACCGCCCCGGCCGCCGCAGCCCAGCGCAACCCCCGCTTGCGTCCCCATCCGCCCCTGCCGACCCCCTGGCGCTCGCGGGAGCCCTCCGTGGAAACCCCCGCGCCGAACCCCTGTGCAGACCTCCACACCGTGCGGGGCCTGCGGGTTCTCGGAGTGACACGGACGTGACGCCTCCGGACTCCACCCGGTACGGGTCTTTACAGCCGCGGCCGCTCTGACAGCGTGTAAGTCTCGTCTCACCTGCATGAAAGCGCCCCCGTACGCCTCTCTCCGACGGGGCTGCGGCCTTATTGTCTAAAGGTCAAACGCCCCTGGGGCCGGCCCGCCCCCAGCGAAGGAGCCCCTCATGACCGCGCCCGTCGTCCACTCGCTGCGCGAACAGATCCGCGAGCACATCGTGGAGGGGATCGTCAGCGGGCGCTGGAAGCCGGGCGAGCGGATCGTGGAGCGGCGGATCGCGACCGAGCTGGAGGTCAGCCAGACCCCGGTGCGGGAGGCACTGCGCGAACTGGAGTCGCTGCGGCTGATCGAGTCGGCGCC
This portion of the Streptomyces mirabilis genome encodes:
- a CDS encoding leucyl aminopeptidase produces the protein MTALTLSTAAASGLRADAIVVGVAKGAKGPVVAPGAEAVDKAYDGALAGILETLGASGGEGEVTKLPAPTGFKAPVVVAVGLGAVPEKDDTFSAEALRRAAGAAARALAGAKKAVFALPITDAADAGVLAEGAALGAYAFDAYKENGKNGKDAKNGKAPLAEVTLLGGKPRDAAYKAALARATAVTEELNRARDLINTPPNDLYPEAFAAVATAAGKEHGIKVQVLDEKALAKGGYGGILGVGAGSAAAPRLVKLSYTSPKATKHLAFVGKGITYDSGGISLKPAGHNETMKCDMSGAAAVFAAVVAAARLGLEVNVTGWLALAENMPSGSATRPGDVLRMYSGKTVEVLNTDAEGRLVLADALWKASEEKPDAIIDVATLTGAMVLALGNRTFGVMANDDAFRTAVVEAAEEVGEESWPMPLPEHLRKGMDSPTADIANMGERMGGGLVAGLFLKEFVGEGITWAHLDIAGPAFNESGPFGYTPKGGTGSAVRTLVRLAELTAAGDLG
- the lpdA gene encoding dihydrolipoyl dehydrogenase; this encodes MANDASTVFDLVILGGGSGGYAAALRGAQLGLDVALIEKDKVGGTCLHRGCIPTKALLHAGEIADQARESEQFGVKATFEGIDVPAVHKYKDGVISGLYKGLQGLIASRKVTYIEGEGRLSSPTSVDVNGQRVQGRHVLLATGSVPKSLPGLVIDGNRIISSDHALVLDRVPQSAIVLGGGVIGVEFASAWKSFGTDVTVIEGLKHLVPVEDENSSKLLERAFRKRGIKFNLGTFFSKAEYTQDGVKVTLADGKEFEAEVLLVAVGRGPVSAGLGYEEQGVAMDRGYVLVDEYMRTNVPTISAVGDLVPTLQLAHVGFAEGILVAERLAGLKTVPIDYDGVPRVTYCHPEVASVGITEAKAKEIYGADKVVALKYNLAGNGKSKILNTAGEIKLVQVKDGAVVGVHMVGDRMGEQVGEAQLIYNWEALPAEVAQLIHAHPTQNEAMGEAHLALAGKPLHSHD
- the sucB gene encoding 2-oxoglutarate dehydrogenase, E2 component, dihydrolipoamide succinyltransferase, which produces MAVSVTLPALGESVTEGTVTRWLKAEGERVEADEPLLEVSTDKVDTEIPSPAAGVLASIKVAEDETVEVGAELAVIDDGTGAPAAAPAPAAEPVAAPAPAPAAPAPVAEAPAAPAPAAAPAPAAAPAGGASGTDVVLPALGESVTEGTVTRWLKEVGEEVAEDEPLLEVSTDKVDTEIPAPVAGVLLEIVVGEDETAEVGAKLAVIGAPGSAPAAAPAPAAPAPAAAAPAPAPAAAAPAPAPAAPAAPAPAPAPVAPAAPVAPPAPVQAAAPVAPAAPAPTPAPVAAPVTPAPAPAALAVDDGAYVTPLVRKLAAENYVDLASVKGTGVGGRIRKQDVLAAAEAAKAAAAAPAPAAVAAGGHAAKKAPALEVSPLRGQTVKMPRIRKVIGDNMVKALHEQAQLSSVVEVDVTRLMRLRAQAKDSFAAREGVKLSPMPFFVKAAAQALKAHPAVNARINVDEGTITYFDTENIGIAVDSEKGLMTPVIKHAGDLNIAGIAKATAELAGKVRANKITPDELSGGTFTISNTGSRGALFDTIIVPPNQVAILGIGATVKRPAVIETEEGTVIGVRDMTYLTLSYDHRLVDGADAARYLTAVKAILEAGEFEVELGL